In Deinococcus sp. Leaf326, a genomic segment contains:
- a CDS encoding thiolase family protein: protein MTQTRLQDRDVVIVAAVRTPIGTIRGALSTVRPDDLAALVLREAVARSGVHPGDIEEVILGCANQAGEDNRNVARMALLLAGLPDTAAGLTVNRLCASGLSAVNTAARAIRNGDGDVYVAGGVESMTRAPLSMPKQAQAFGNGNVLAYDTTLGWRYPNPAMEALFPLEAMGETAENIVERSRAGAYMGGEITREDQDAFALESQRRAVAAINAGRFADEIVPVPVKGRRGTVLFETDEHPRMTQAEAGYTLATDAATLAGLRPAFRPGGTVTAGNASGLNDGAAALVLTSVAKARELGLKPLARWVGGAAAGVEPRVMGLGPVPAIRKLMERTGRSLGDIDRVEINEAFAAQAIACMRELGIAHGRLNMDGGAIALGHPLGMSGARLVTTLAHALGRGEIASGVAALCVGVGQGEAALLERVEA from the coding sequence ATGACCCAGACCCGACTGCAAGACCGTGACGTGGTGATCGTCGCCGCCGTCCGCACGCCCATCGGTACCATCCGGGGCGCCCTCTCGACCGTCCGGCCCGACGACCTCGCCGCGCTCGTCCTGCGCGAAGCGGTGGCCCGCAGCGGCGTGCACCCCGGCGACATCGAGGAGGTCATTCTCGGCTGCGCCAACCAGGCAGGCGAGGACAACCGCAACGTGGCGCGGATGGCCCTGCTGCTCGCGGGGCTGCCCGATACGGCCGCGGGCCTCACCGTCAACCGGCTGTGCGCTTCAGGCCTCTCGGCGGTGAACACGGCAGCCCGCGCCATTCGCAACGGCGACGGCGACGTGTACGTGGCGGGCGGCGTCGAGAGCATGACCCGCGCGCCGCTCTCGATGCCCAAACAGGCGCAGGCCTTCGGCAATGGTAACGTCCTCGCCTACGACACGACACTGGGCTGGCGCTATCCCAACCCGGCGATGGAGGCCCTCTTTCCGCTGGAGGCGATGGGCGAGACGGCCGAGAACATCGTCGAGCGCAGCCGCGCCGGGGCCTACATGGGCGGAGAGATCACCCGTGAGGACCAGGACGCCTTCGCGCTCGAATCCCAGCGCCGGGCCGTGGCTGCCATCAATGCCGGGCGGTTCGCAGACGAGATCGTACCCGTGCCGGTGAAGGGCCGCAGAGGCACGGTCCTCTTTGAGACCGACGAACACCCGCGTATGACGCAGGCGGAAGCGGGCTACACCCTCGCCACCGACGCGGCGACCCTGGCCGGTCTACGGCCCGCCTTCCGTCCGGGCGGCACGGTCACAGCCGGCAACGCCAGTGGCCTGAACGACGGCGCGGCCGCCCTGGTCCTGACGAGCGTGGCGAAGGCCCGCGAACTGGGCCTGAAGCCGTTGGCGCGCTGGGTGGGCGGCGCGGCGGCGGGCGTCGAGCCGCGCGTGATGGGCTTGGGGCCGGTCCCCGCCATCCGTAAGCTGATGGAGCGCACGGGCCGGAGCCTGGGCGACATCGACCGCGTCGAGATCAACGAGGCCTTCGCGGCGCAGGCCATCGCCTGTATGCGTGAGCTCGGCATCGCGCACGGGCGGCTGAATATGGACGGCGGCGCCATCGCCCTGGGGCACCCGCTGGGCATGAGTGGCGCGCGGCTCGTCACGACCCTGGCCCACGCCCTCGGCCGCGGCGAGATCGCCTCGGGCGTCGCCGCCCTGTGCGTGGGCGTCGGTCAGGGTGAGGCGGCGCTGCTTGAACGGGTGGAGGCGTGA
- the hpaB gene encoding 4-hydroxyphenylacetate 3-monooxygenase, oxygenase component, translating into MAARTGAQFLDRLRQHAPNLYVDGARVEDPTTHPATRNIAASLAGLYDLQHDPRWRDLLTFEEGGERHPAAFMVPRTKADLRRIGEAHRVRANYSLGTLGRAPDYMNTNVMAAGMASAYFGAGEASGEPGSGRDFAANMRRYFEYVRDNDLCLTHALTNPQVNRSKQASELPDPYIAMGIVEETEAGVIVRGARMLATLPIADEILIFPSTVLKENGDRSRYAVGFGLPTDTPGLYFQCREPFDLGRDVEDHPLSSRFDEQDAFVIFDDVLVPWERVFLMYDMTLANQAYAKTDAVLHMAYQVVNQKVAKTEAFLGVAQGIVETVGSGQFQHVQAKVSEIIVTLEIMKALEVAAVEGAELNAYGVMTPARGPLDAARNYYPAIYPRLNEIIQLLGASGIIMMPGKADREGPLGAFIEKHLQATNASAEERLKLFRLAWDLTLSSFGARQNLYEKHFFGDPIRMSSALYDAYDKRPYVERIRQFLNRPQPVAAD; encoded by the coding sequence ATGGCCGCCCGTACCGGAGCACAATTTCTGGATCGTCTGCGCCAGCACGCCCCCAACCTGTACGTGGACGGCGCGCGCGTGGAAGACCCCACCACCCACCCGGCCACCCGCAACATCGCGGCCTCGCTGGCGGGTCTGTATGACCTGCAGCACGACCCGCGCTGGCGCGACCTGCTGACCTTCGAGGAGGGAGGAGAGCGTCACCCGGCCGCGTTCATGGTGCCGCGCACCAAGGCCGACCTGCGCCGCATCGGCGAGGCGCACCGGGTCCGCGCGAACTACTCGCTGGGTACCCTGGGGCGCGCGCCCGACTACATGAACACCAACGTCATGGCCGCCGGGATGGCGAGCGCCTACTTCGGCGCGGGCGAGGCCAGCGGCGAGCCGGGAAGCGGGCGCGACTTTGCCGCGAACATGCGCCGCTACTTCGAGTACGTGCGCGACAACGACCTGTGCCTGACCCACGCCCTGACCAACCCGCAGGTGAACCGGAGCAAGCAGGCCAGCGAACTGCCCGACCCCTATATCGCCATGGGCATCGTCGAGGAGACGGAGGCGGGCGTGATCGTGCGCGGCGCGCGGATGCTCGCCACCTTGCCCATCGCCGACGAGATCCTGATCTTCCCGTCCACGGTCCTCAAGGAAAACGGCGACCGCAGCCGCTACGCGGTGGGCTTCGGGCTGCCGACCGACACGCCGGGCCTGTACTTCCAGTGCCGTGAACCCTTCGACCTGGGGCGCGACGTCGAGGACCATCCGCTGTCGAGCCGCTTCGACGAGCAGGACGCCTTCGTGATCTTCGACGACGTTCTGGTGCCCTGGGAACGTGTGTTCCTGATGTACGATATGACCCTCGCCAACCAGGCCTACGCCAAGACCGACGCCGTGCTGCATATGGCCTACCAGGTCGTGAATCAGAAGGTCGCCAAGACCGAGGCCTTCCTGGGCGTCGCGCAGGGCATCGTGGAGACGGTGGGCAGCGGCCAGTTCCAGCACGTGCAGGCCAAGGTCAGCGAGATCATCGTGACGCTGGAGATCATGAAGGCGCTGGAGGTGGCGGCCGTGGAGGGCGCCGAACTCAACGCCTACGGCGTGATGACCCCGGCGCGCGGGCCGCTGGACGCCGCACGCAACTACTACCCGGCGATCTACCCGCGCCTGAACGAGATCATCCAGCTGCTGGGCGCCTCGGGCATCATCATGATGCCGGGCAAGGCCGACCGCGAGGGCCCGCTGGGGGCCTTCATCGAGAAGCACCTCCAGGCGACGAACGCCAGCGCCGAGGAGCGACTCAAGCTCTTCCGACTGGCCTGGGACCTGACCCTGAGCAGCTTCGGCGCGCGCCAGAACCTCTACGAGAAGCACTTCTTCGGCGACCCTATCCGCATGTCGAGCGCGCTGTACGACGCCTACGACAAGCGGCCCTATGTCGAGCGTATCCGGCAGTTCCTGAACCGGCCTCAGCCCGTGGCGGCCGACTGA
- a CDS encoding fumarylacetoacetate hydrolase family protein — MKTARFFSRGRQHSGTLQGDVLIDAAGEGHHPDEVQFLLPVTPGKVIALALNYADHVAELGFKQPEEPVMFLKPNTSLLPHRGTVEYPRGAQFMHYEVELGIVIGRDARRVKAKDAEDYIGGYTIANDLVVRDYVSNYYRPPMRAKGWDTFGPLGPYLVTPDEVPDPYDLGLRAFVNGELRQEGNTRDMILKGPELIEFMSRFMTLQAGDIILTGTPKGVSHVGPGDVMRLEIDGLGALENPVALEDESAEPLIAQEGARQ, encoded by the coding sequence ATGAAAACCGCACGCTTTTTTTCCCGAGGCCGCCAGCACAGCGGCACCCTTCAGGGGGACGTCCTGATCGACGCGGCCGGCGAGGGCCACCACCCAGACGAGGTGCAGTTCCTGCTGCCGGTCACGCCCGGCAAGGTCATCGCGCTCGCGCTGAACTACGCCGACCATGTGGCCGAACTGGGCTTCAAGCAGCCCGAGGAACCGGTGATGTTCCTGAAGCCGAACACCAGCCTCCTGCCGCACCGGGGCACCGTCGAGTACCCGCGCGGCGCGCAGTTCATGCACTACGAGGTCGAACTCGGCATCGTGATCGGGCGCGATGCCCGGCGCGTGAAGGCAAAGGACGCCGAGGACTACATCGGCGGCTACACCATCGCCAACGACCTCGTAGTCCGCGACTACGTGAGCAACTACTACCGCCCGCCCATGCGTGCCAAGGGCTGGGACACCTTCGGGCCGCTGGGGCCGTATCTGGTGACGCCCGACGAGGTGCCCGACCCCTACGATCTCGGGCTGCGTGCCTTCGTGAACGGTGAATTGCGCCAGGAAGGCAACACCCGCGACATGATCCTCAAGGGGCCGGAGCTGATCGAGTTCATGTCGCGTTTTATGACGTTGCAGGCCGGGGACATCATCCTGACCGGCACGCCCAAAGGGGTCAGCCATGTGGGGCCCGGCGACGTGATGCGCCTGGAAATTGACGGCCTGGGCGCGCTGGAAAACCCAGTCGCCCTGGAAGACGAGAGCGCCGAGCCGCTGATCGCCCAGGAGGGCGCCCGGCAGTAG
- the hpaE gene encoding 5-carboxymethyl-2-hydroxymuconate semialdehyde dehydrogenase, which yields MTASLSVPAHEALRRSLAQRPLRHFIGGEWVDAAEGETFEVQTPSDNSPLTRAASGDARDIDRAAQAAWAAFPAWRALDGKARRRLLYRVAELIEARAEEIAILESLDTGQPIRFMKSAAVRAAENFRFFADRAEGAQDGLSLPAPGFLNYTVRQPVGPVGVITPWNTPFMLSSWKIAPALAAGCTVVHKPAEWSPVTATVLAEIMHEAGLPAGVVNLVHGYGETAGKALTEHPHIKAIAFIGESRTGSLIQKQGADTLKRVHLELGGKNPVVVFADADLDRALDAVIFMLYSLNGQRCTSSSRLLVERGIHDAFVAGLTERVANIRVGDPLDPATEVGPLIHPRQFEKVCSYFDIAREDGAVVAVGGERIGEVGNYVRPTLITGARTDMRVAQEEIFGPVLTVLPFDDEAQALYIANDVPYGLAAYLWTNDLTRAHTFAAGLDAGMIWVNSENVRHLPSPFGGMKASGIGRDGGDYSFDFYMETKNVAINLDGHRAARLGATPRKED from the coding sequence ATGACCGCATCCCTATCCGTACCGGCCCACGAGGCCCTGCGGCGCTCCCTCGCGCAGCGGCCCCTGCGTCATTTCATCGGTGGCGAGTGGGTCGACGCTGCCGAAGGCGAGACCTTCGAGGTCCAGACGCCTTCCGACAACAGCCCCCTCACCCGCGCGGCCAGCGGCGACGCGCGTGACATCGACCGCGCGGCGCAGGCCGCCTGGGCCGCCTTTCCGGCGTGGCGCGCCCTGGATGGCAAGGCGCGGCGCAGGCTTCTGTACCGTGTCGCCGAACTCATCGAGGCGCGGGCCGAAGAAATCGCCATTCTGGAGAGCCTCGACACCGGTCAGCCCATCCGCTTCATGAAGTCGGCGGCGGTGCGCGCAGCTGAGAACTTCCGCTTCTTCGCCGACCGGGCCGAGGGCGCGCAGGACGGCCTGAGCCTGCCGGCCCCAGGATTTCTCAACTACACCGTCCGGCAGCCGGTTGGGCCGGTCGGTGTCATCACGCCCTGGAACACGCCCTTCATGCTGAGCTCCTGGAAGATCGCCCCGGCGCTGGCAGCCGGCTGCACGGTGGTCCATAAGCCCGCCGAGTGGAGTCCGGTGACGGCGACCGTGCTGGCCGAGATCATGCATGAGGCGGGGTTGCCGGCGGGTGTCGTGAACCTCGTGCACGGCTACGGCGAGACGGCGGGCAAGGCGTTGACCGAGCACCCGCACATCAAGGCCATCGCCTTCATTGGCGAGAGCCGCACTGGCAGCCTGATCCAGAAGCAGGGCGCCGATACCCTCAAGCGCGTGCACCTGGAACTCGGCGGCAAGAATCCGGTCGTGGTGTTCGCGGACGCCGACCTGGACCGGGCGCTCGACGCTGTGATCTTCATGCTCTACAGCCTCAACGGGCAGCGCTGCACGTCGTCGAGCCGTCTGCTGGTTGAGCGCGGAATCCACGACGCCTTCGTGGCCGGGCTGACCGAACGGGTCGCAAACATCCGCGTCGGCGATCCGCTCGACCCAGCGACCGAGGTCGGGCCGCTCATCCACCCCAGGCAGTTCGAGAAGGTGTGCTCGTATTTCGACATTGCGCGTGAGGACGGCGCGGTGGTCGCGGTCGGTGGCGAGCGCATCGGGGAGGTGGGCAACTATGTGCGTCCCACACTCATCACGGGCGCGCGCACCGACATGCGGGTGGCGCAGGAGGAGATCTTCGGCCCGGTGCTCACCGTGCTGCCCTTCGACGACGAGGCGCAGGCGCTGTACATTGCCAACGACGTGCCCTACGGGCTGGCCGCCTACCTCTGGACGAACGACCTGACGCGCGCGCACACCTTCGCGGCGGGTCTGGACGCCGGCATGATCTGGGTGAATTCGGAGAACGTGCGGCACCTGCCCTCGCCCTTCGGCGGCATGAAGGCCAGCGGGATCGGGCGTGACGGCGGCGACTATTCCTTCGACTTCTACATGGAGACGAAAAACGTCGCCATCAATCTGGACGGTCACCGCGCCGCCCGGCTGGGCGCGACGCCCCGAAAGGAGGACTGA
- a CDS encoding AIM24 family protein, which produces MTHLQPGEKRKLSDLSAGPRLRVQITHDLPQGDVSVFGLDGERKLRDDRYFVFYNQLQSPGREVSLQLGDGRATFDLDLSALPAGIERLVFVISHDQQPLSRLGQLRLSVQDAQGTERAAVLLVGTQFTGERALMIAELYRHSGEWRLTSVAQGFQGGLDSLLEYFGGQVAGPQTPAAPAAPSPVPAAAPMPATPAYVPPAAPAWSAPAAPPQAPAYAPPSGYGSASEPSGVSPTSGLGTSLSDFLRTSAEQDRPGDVFELESSKMLEVKVNGRVWSKLGAMVAYRGRLDFQRASTLSDLMGGMRQGGGMMGSLIGAAMRMGSGEMGPLVSIQGQGVCYLADQGKEISIIRLQGDTLNVNGKDLLAFEDTVTHEITMQRSVAGMVSGGMFSVQVRGHGMVAILSHGQPLTLQVTPQEPVFTDPNATIAWSENLRPDLRVNQDLRSMFGRGGGETLQMAFQGSGFVVVQPYEEAAAMEHLPSH; this is translated from the coding sequence TTGACACACCTTCAACCCGGCGAGAAACGCAAACTGTCCGATCTCTCGGCTGGCCCGCGCCTGCGTGTTCAGATCACGCACGACCTGCCCCAGGGCGACGTGAGCGTCTTCGGTCTGGACGGCGAGCGCAAGCTCCGCGACGACCGGTATTTCGTCTTCTACAACCAGCTCCAGAGTCCGGGGCGTGAGGTGTCGTTGCAGCTCGGCGACGGGCGCGCCACCTTCGACCTCGACCTCTCGGCGCTGCCGGCGGGTATCGAGCGTCTGGTCTTCGTGATCTCGCACGACCAGCAGCCCCTGAGCCGCCTGGGCCAGTTGCGCCTGAGCGTGCAGGATGCCCAGGGCACCGAGCGCGCCGCCGTGCTCCTGGTGGGCACCCAGTTCACAGGCGAGCGCGCCCTGATGATCGCTGAGCTGTACCGCCATTCCGGCGAGTGGCGGCTGACGAGCGTGGCGCAGGGCTTTCAGGGCGGGCTCGACTCGCTGCTGGAATATTTCGGCGGTCAGGTGGCCGGCCCACAGACGCCGGCTGCGCCCGCTGCCCCGTCACCAGTTCCTGCGGCAGCCCCCATGCCGGCGACTCCGGCCTATGTGCCGCCCGCCGCGCCGGCCTGGAGTGCCCCGGCGGCTCCCCCCCAGGCTCCGGCCTATGCGCCTCCCTCCGGGTATGGGTCGGCCTCGGAGCCGTCGGGCGTCTCGCCGACGTCGGGCCTGGGCACGAGTCTGTCGGACTTCCTGCGGACGAGCGCCGAGCAGGACCGGCCCGGCGACGTGTTCGAGCTGGAGTCCAGCAAGATGCTGGAGGTCAAGGTCAACGGCCGGGTCTGGAGCAAGCTCGGCGCGATGGTGGCCTACCGGGGCCGCCTCGACTTTCAGCGGGCCAGCACCCTCAGCGACCTGATGGGCGGGATGAGGCAGGGGGGCGGCATGATGGGATCGCTGATCGGCGCCGCCATGCGCATGGGCAGCGGCGAGATGGGACCGCTCGTGAGCATCCAGGGTCAGGGGGTGTGCTACCTCGCCGACCAGGGCAAGGAGATCTCGATCATCCGTCTTCAGGGCGACACCCTGAATGTCAACGGCAAGGACCTGCTGGCCTTCGAGGACACCGTGACCCACGAGATCACCATGCAGCGCTCGGTGGCGGGCATGGTGTCGGGCGGCATGTTCAGCGTGCAGGTGCGGGGTCACGGCATGGTCGCCATCCTGAGCCACGGCCAGCCGCTGACGCTGCAGGTCACGCCGCAGGAACCGGTCTTCACGGACCCCAACGCGACCATCGCCTGGAGCGAGAATCTGCGCCCCGACCTGCGCGTCAACCAAGACCTGCGCTCGATGTTCGGGCGTGGGGGCGGCGAGACCCTCCAGATGGCCTTTCAGGGCAGCGGGTTCGTGGTCGTGCAGCCTTACGAGGAAGCCGCCGCGATGGAGCATCTGCCCAGTCACTGA
- a CDS encoding CdaR family transcriptional regulator: MVRTSALRRELGLPASRPGDPDPELPTLADALTMAAPLPPARVRRAYLRLLATELRPQFPALNLLLDDLRSVTGRAHPERALVQWLASVTGGRATVHSSWGDVVAQQGTPGPAQAEHPLVYEGRPVGRLTLEAAPEWLALVPLIAEQARLARLQSAAAGAARRRVGERQFEALLAGDLSGAPEGGPCVVAALRLQDPMPRTGSSHERHIQQLDLLCAVGEGHLQGRHLACLTTVRGDKALWLWQGQDPAQEAARLHSGLLSATEALFSLGVSAPQPGYASVRTALGQALQALHEVRTPRGLLTFERLDPFQTLLESAALQTLSTQVLGRLRAVDDGKLEETLREYLRRPGSLAALAEALNIHVNTLRHRLHRTEEVLGGHLSDPAFIARLYLALQAREDTVGNE; encoded by the coding sequence ATGGTCCGAACGAGTGCCCTGAGGCGCGAACTGGGGCTGCCCGCCTCTCGGCCGGGCGACCCCGACCCCGAGTTGCCGACCCTGGCCGACGCCCTGACTATGGCAGCACCGCTGCCGCCCGCCCGCGTGCGCCGGGCCTACCTGCGCCTGCTGGCCACAGAACTCCGGCCGCAGTTCCCCGCCCTGAACCTCCTGCTCGACGACCTACGGAGCGTGACTGGCCGCGCGCACCCCGAACGCGCCCTGGTGCAGTGGCTCGCCTCGGTCACGGGGGGCCGGGCCACCGTCCACTCGAGCTGGGGCGACGTGGTCGCGCAGCAAGGCACACCAGGACCGGCCCAAGCCGAGCACCCCCTGGTCTACGAGGGCCGCCCGGTGGGGCGCCTGACCCTGGAAGCCGCGCCAGAGTGGCTCGCGCTCGTCCCCCTGATCGCCGAGCAGGCGCGGCTGGCCCGGCTCCAGTCGGCCGCTGCGGGCGCGGCGCGGCGGCGGGTGGGCGAACGGCAATTCGAGGCCCTGCTCGCCGGAGACCTGAGTGGCGCGCCCGAGGGCGGCCCCTGCGTGGTGGCCGCCCTGCGGCTGCAAGACCCCATGCCGCGGACCGGCAGCTCCCACGAACGCCATATTCAGCAACTCGACTTGCTGTGTGCGGTGGGCGAGGGCCATTTACAGGGGCGGCACCTGGCCTGCCTGACCACTGTACGGGGCGACAAGGCCCTGTGGCTGTGGCAGGGCCAAGATCCCGCCCAGGAAGCCGCGAGGCTGCACAGCGGCCTTCTGAGCGCCACGGAGGCCCTGTTCTCGCTGGGGGTCAGCGCACCGCAACCAGGATACGCGTCAGTCCGTACAGCGCTGGGACAGGCCCTTCAGGCTCTACACGAAGTCAGGACCCCACGCGGCCTCCTGACCTTTGAGCGTCTGGACCCCTTTCAGACGCTGCTGGAGAGCGCCGCTCTCCAGACGCTGTCCACCCAAGTCCTCGGCCGGCTGCGAGCAGTTGATGACGGAAAACTCGAAGAGACCCTGCGCGAGTACCTGCGGCGACCAGGGTCACTGGCAGCGTTGGCTGAGGCCCTGAACATCCATGTCAACACCCTACGCCACCGCCTGCACCGGACCGAGGAGGTGCTCGGCGGCCACCTGAGCGACCCGGCCTTCATCGCCCGCCTATACCTGGCCCTTCAGGCCAGGGAGGACACGGTGGGGAACGAGTAG
- a CDS encoding DUF1684 domain-containing protein yields the protein MSASETTAPTWLDLLDWRRRVTEMYAEVRRRRSQDPVGAHRWWAEQRSELFRTHPQSPLPAEARGAFTGLPVWVYDPALVFAAHVRRLPEERLLVASSTGQDLPLVCFGRAEFGAHSLDLYWIDVYGGGVFVPFRDATSGQESYGGGRYLLDTVKGADLGSTSAGELVLDFNFAYHPSCFYDFRWSCPLAPPQNVLNFPVRTGERMA from the coding sequence GTGAGTGCTTCCGAGACGACGGCCCCGACCTGGCTGGACCTGCTGGACTGGCGCCGACGGGTGACCGAGATGTACGCCGAGGTGCGTCGGCGCCGGTCACAGGACCCGGTTGGGGCGCACCGCTGGTGGGCCGAGCAGCGCAGTGAACTGTTCCGGACCCATCCACAGTCTCCGCTGCCGGCCGAGGCGCGGGGAGCGTTCACGGGCCTGCCCGTCTGGGTCTACGACCCGGCCCTGGTCTTCGCGGCGCACGTGCGCCGCCTGCCCGAGGAACGCCTGCTGGTGGCCTCCTCGACCGGCCAGGACCTCCCGCTCGTGTGCTTCGGCCGGGCCGAATTCGGCGCGCACAGCCTCGACCTGTACTGGATCGACGTGTATGGTGGCGGGGTCTTCGTGCCCTTTCGGGACGCCACGAGCGGCCAGGAAAGCTACGGCGGCGGCCGCTACCTCCTCGACACCGTCAAGGGGGCCGATCTGGGCAGCACCTCTGCAGGCGAACTCGTGCTGGACTTCAATTTTGCCTACCACCCGTCCTGCTTCTACGACTTCCGCTGGAGCTGTCCGCTGGCGCCGCCCCAGAATGTCCTGAACTTTCCCGTGCGGACAGGCGAGCGCATGGCTTAG
- a CDS encoding replication initiator protein A, translated as MSERPARRTVSLPAAPENSGFDELNLARLALVSGQKTVPANQQRWQKQILTPDGRPVVITCTVPDGLVVPHGLDNDFMVGLVNLCFEAGLPDGPFSVTAYALLKASGFPDTAQYYRALEESVLRLNKASYTIDEGWFQRGSHQWTTQSFAQVSYLSYTKSRNGVRGTSVVTVQLAPPVMESLRAGYIKPLDLEFYRNLSQPLVRALYRQLDALHFDDSTADGLAREVSAPLMGWASRLGLMTDRPDNVVRTLKPAHEELRAKGYVDSVEITGRGKDKEVRYVFGPAPEGEHPELAALLQARGVKKGVALRLSTVFPDRVEAAVRHFDSYVRVTSIRNPGGLLVTMIQRPEDFMEPARTQSEHARPTRRAAGSRTPETAEPAPPEDGRAASLQGQELLDWTLRQLGVIGVIKHFPVADRAALGEAVLSGKLDGREVVRTFRRALAGGLPTILEAVTDLRLHF; from the coding sequence ATGTCCGAACGCCCGGCCCGCCGCACTGTCTCTCTCCCGGCAGCGCCGGAAAACAGCGGCTTCGACGAACTGAACCTGGCCCGATTGGCCCTTGTGAGCGGTCAGAAGACCGTACCAGCCAACCAGCAGCGCTGGCAGAAACAGATTCTCACGCCCGACGGCCGCCCGGTCGTGATCACCTGTACCGTCCCCGACGGTCTGGTCGTGCCGCACGGCCTGGACAACGATTTCATGGTGGGGCTCGTGAACCTCTGCTTCGAGGCGGGCCTGCCCGACGGTCCCTTCAGTGTCACGGCCTACGCGCTGCTCAAGGCCTCGGGCTTTCCGGACACCGCGCAGTATTACCGCGCGCTCGAAGAGAGCGTCCTGCGGCTGAACAAGGCGTCCTACACCATCGACGAGGGCTGGTTCCAGCGCGGCTCGCACCAGTGGACGACGCAGTCCTTCGCGCAGGTCAGCTACCTCTCGTACACCAAGTCCAGAAACGGCGTGCGCGGCACGAGTGTGGTCACGGTGCAGCTCGCCCCACCGGTCATGGAGAGCCTACGTGCGGGTTACATCAAACCGCTGGACCTGGAGTTCTACCGCAACCTCAGCCAGCCGCTCGTGCGCGCCCTGTACCGCCAGCTCGACGCGCTGCACTTCGACGACAGCACGGCCGACGGCCTGGCCCGCGAGGTCAGCGCGCCCCTGATGGGCTGGGCCAGCCGCCTGGGCCTGATGACCGACCGGCCCGACAACGTCGTGCGGACCCTCAAGCCCGCACACGAGGAACTGCGCGCCAAGGGCTACGTGGACTCGGTGGAGATCACCGGCCGGGGCAAGGACAAGGAGGTCCGGTACGTATTCGGCCCCGCCCCCGAGGGCGAGCACCCCGAACTCGCAGCCCTCCTACAGGCGCGCGGCGTGAAAAAGGGCGTCGCGCTGCGGCTTTCGACCGTCTTTCCCGACCGGGTGGAGGCAGCCGTGCGGCACTTCGACAGCTACGTGCGGGTCACGTCCATCCGCAATCCCGGCGGCCTGCTCGTTACCATGATCCAGCGCCCTGAGGACTTCATGGAGCCTGCCCGGACCCAGAGTGAACACGCTCGGCCGACTCGCCGCGCAGCGGGTTCGCGCACGCCGGAGACGGCCGAGCCCGCCCCGCCAGAGGATGGCCGGGCTGCTAGCCTCCAAGGGCAGGAACTGCTCGACTGGACCTTGCGGCAGCTTGGGGTCATCGGGGTCATCAAGCACTTTCCGGTGGCCGACCGCGCGGCGCTGGGTGAGGCGGTACTTTCCGGAAAGCTCGACGGCCGTGAAGTGGTCCGAACCTTCCGCCGCGCTCTGGCCGGTGGCCTCCCTACTATTCTGGAAGCCGTCACAGACCTACGACTGCACTTCTAA
- the hpaD gene encoding 3,4-dihydroxyphenylacetate 2,3-dioxygenase, with amino-acid sequence MGSPADRPNVIRIAHGVFYVTDLERSRHFYVELLGLNIVHETPGALYLRANEDREWTLKLELAPEAGVKHLAYRVGTPGDLEAAASFLDAQGLPWRWETEHDRPRLLRFQDPYGVPVAFYAESVKHPWHLQDYHLHRGAGLQRIDHINVMTPEVEGVMRWYMDELGFRLSEFTEDEQGRVWAAWIQRRGSVHDLALTNGTGPRLHHFAYWMPDMQSIIRTCDILAGARMPEAIERGPGRHGVSNAFFLYIRDPDGHRIELYTSDYLTVDPDFEPIRWALDDPRRQTLWGARTPRSWFEEGSLLEAYGGGWTEPKEGELQGLPVHVI; translated from the coding sequence ATGGGCAGTCCCGCCGACCGCCCCAACGTTATCCGCATCGCGCACGGCGTGTTCTACGTGACGGACCTGGAACGCTCGCGGCACTTCTACGTCGAGCTGCTGGGCCTGAATATCGTCCACGAGACGCCCGGCGCCCTGTACCTGCGCGCGAACGAGGACCGCGAGTGGACCCTGAAGCTCGAACTTGCCCCCGAGGCGGGCGTGAAGCACCTTGCCTACCGCGTGGGTACCCCGGGGGACCTAGAGGCCGCCGCAAGTTTCCTGGACGCCCAGGGGCTACCCTGGCGCTGGGAAACCGAGCATGACCGGCCCCGGCTGCTGCGCTTTCAGGACCCCTACGGCGTGCCGGTGGCCTTCTACGCCGAGTCGGTCAAGCACCCCTGGCACCTGCAGGACTACCACCTGCACCGGGGGGCGGGATTGCAGCGCATTGACCACATCAACGTGATGACGCCTGAGGTGGAGGGCGTGATGCGCTGGTACATGGACGAGCTGGGCTTCCGGCTCAGCGAGTTCACCGAGGACGAGCAGGGCCGCGTGTGGGCCGCCTGGATCCAGCGCCGGGGCAGCGTCCACGACCTCGCCCTCACAAACGGCACGGGGCCGAGGCTGCACCACTTCGCCTACTGGATGCCCGATATGCAGAGCATCATCCGGACCTGCGACATCCTGGCGGGCGCGCGGATGCCTGAGGCCATCGAGCGCGGGCCGGGGCGCCACGGCGTCTCCAATGCGTTTTTCCTGTATATCCGTGACCCGGACGGCCACCGCATCGAGCTGTACACGAGCGACTACCTGACCGTGGACCCCGACTTCGAGCCGATCCGCTGGGCGCTCGACGACCCGCGCCGCCAGACACTGTGGGGCGCCAGGACGCCCCGGAGCTGGTTCGAGGAAGGCTCGCTGCTCGAAGCCTACGGCGGTGGCTGGACCGAGCCGAAAGAAGGCGAATTACAGGGGCTGCCGGTCCACGTGATCTGA